A region from the Campylobacter subantarcticus LMG 24377 genome encodes:
- the pepE gene encoding dipeptidase PepE, with translation MSKLLLFSASGYKDSPYLSHTIEFIDTFLKENIMIDEDILFIPYAGVRRSYDAYEAKVKDGLKKDNIKSLHHFSDKKEAILNAKVFLVGGGNSFMLLAKLYEYDLLEILKERIESGACYIGWSAGSNIAGKSIMTTNDMPIIMPKSFDSLGVFKHQINPHFISGKFPGHNGESREERLEEFLITHPKDIVYAIPEGTALKIQGDNLSVVGYHDVLKIHHPFEVEYLKINCEYKI, from the coding sequence ATGTCAAAACTTCTACTTTTTAGTGCTTCTGGCTATAAAGATAGCCCATATTTAAGCCATACTATCGAATTTATAGATACATTTTTAAAAGAAAATATAATGATTGATGAAGATATACTTTTTATACCTTATGCAGGTGTTAGAAGAAGCTATGATGCTTATGAAGCTAAGGTAAAAGATGGTTTAAAAAAAGACAATATTAAATCTTTACACCATTTTAGTGATAAAAAAGAAGCTATTTTAAATGCTAAGGTTTTTTTAGTAGGTGGTGGAAATAGCTTTATGTTGTTAGCTAAACTTTATGAATATGATTTATTGGAGATATTAAAAGAGCGTATTGAGAGTGGAGCTTGTTATATAGGTTGGAGTGCAGGATCAAATATAGCAGGAAAAAGCATAATGACTACTAATGATATGCCTATAATAATGCCAAAGAGTTTTGATAGCTTAGGTGTATTTAAACATCAAATCAATCCGCATTTTATAAGCGGTAAATTTCCTGGACATAATGGAGAAAGCAGGGAAGAGCGTTTGGAAGAATTTTTAATTACCCACCCTAAAGATATAGTTTATGCTATTCCTGAAGGAACTGCTTTGAAAATACAAGGAGATAATTTAAGTGTCGTAGGTTATCATGATGTTTTAAAAATACATCATCCTTTTGAGGTTGAATATTTAAAAATTAATTGTGAATATAAAATTTAA
- the pepT gene encoding peptidase T, whose amino-acid sequence MDIVERFINYTKINTTTNRENGAKGIMPSSPNQAELAKLLEEQLHELGLKDIKRRENTITTALLPANTPNAPKIAFFAHLDTSMEQTNNTKAQITHYKGGDICLNKDLNLYLKESEFKELKNYINDDIIHTDGTSLLGADDKAAIAAIMDMLEFFVKNPEIKHGDIYACFLPDEEQGLRGAKAFDIKEINADFGYCLDCCEIGEFIYENWNAGDCEVEFIGKSAHPMSAKGKLINSLILAHKFILLLPNGEAPEYTENKEGYFWVKELKGNSAKTILKIDVREFNDEKYTQRMQFLQKLCDSFKILYGEERINIKLSNRYKNVFNSLKSTDSLPIKLALKAYENLNIKTKITPMRGGYDGAVLSEKGLPCPNIFTGAHNFHSIYEYLPVNSLKAASKVIQEIIILAAKEV is encoded by the coding sequence ATGGATATAGTTGAGAGATTTATAAATTATACAAAAATAAACACCACTACAAATAGAGAAAATGGTGCTAAAGGTATAATGCCATCAAGTCCTAATCAAGCAGAACTTGCAAAATTACTTGAAGAACAATTGCATGAACTTGGTTTAAAAGATATAAAAAGAAGAGAAAATACCATCACAACAGCTCTTTTACCAGCAAATACTCCAAATGCACCAAAAATAGCATTTTTTGCACACTTAGATACGAGTATGGAACAAACCAATAACACTAAGGCTCAAATCACACACTATAAAGGTGGAGATATTTGCTTAAACAAAGATTTAAATTTATATTTAAAAGAAAGTGAATTCAAAGAACTTAAAAATTATATAAACGATGATATTATACACACAGATGGCACAAGCTTATTAGGAGCTGATGATAAAGCAGCTATTGCAGCTATAATGGATATGTTAGAATTTTTTGTAAAAAACCCTGAAATTAAACATGGCGATATTTATGCTTGTTTTTTACCAGATGAAGAGCAAGGCTTAAGAGGTGCTAAAGCTTTTGATATAAAAGAAATAAATGCAGATTTTGGATATTGTCTAGATTGTTGTGAAATAGGTGAGTTTATCTACGAAAATTGGAATGCAGGAGATTGTGAGGTAGAATTTATAGGAAAATCGGCTCATCCTATGAGCGCTAAAGGAAAATTGATCAATTCTTTAATACTGGCTCATAAATTTATATTACTACTTCCAAATGGTGAAGCCCCTGAATATACAGAAAACAAAGAAGGATATTTTTGGGTAAAAGAATTGAAAGGAAATAGTGCTAAAACTATATTAAAAATCGATGTGAGAGAATTTAATGATGAAAAATATACTCAAAGAATGCAATTTTTACAAAAATTATGTGATAGTTTTAAAATTCTTTATGGAGAAGAAAGAATAAATATAAAATTAAGCAATAGATATAAAAATGTATTTAATTCTTTAAAAAGCACAGATTCTTTACCTATAAAACTTGCATTAAAAGCTTATGAAAATCTAAACATAAAAACTAAAATCACTCCTATGCGCGGAGGATACGATGGAGCTGTGCTTTCAGAAAAAGGCCTACCTTGTCCAAATATCTTTACAGGAGCACATAATTTTCACTCTATTTATGAGTATTTACCAGTAAATTCTTTAAAAGCAGCTAGCAAAGTTATACAAGAAATTATTATACTTGCAGCCAAAGAAGTTTAA
- a CDS encoding cytolethal distending toxin subunit B family protein → MKKIVLILLSVWYLFGAIEDYNIGTWNLQGSSATSTESKWTISIRQLITGENPLDILMVQEAGILPSTAVMTPRQVQPAGVGIPIHEYIWNLGTLSRPNNVFIYYSRIDVGANRVNFAIVSRRMADEVIILPSPTVASRPIIGIRIGDDVFFNVHALSPGGNDAGAIVTAVDMHFRNMSNVNWMIAGDFNREPLDTLRLLDRDLLRRVNVFFPPSFTQTTSGRTIDYAIVGNAMRQTPPLLSAVLMFAGLRTFLASDHYPVNFRKF, encoded by the coding sequence ATGAAAAAAATAGTGTTAATTTTATTGAGTGTTTGGTATCTTTTTGGTGCTATTGAAGATTACAATATAGGAACTTGGAATTTGCAAGGTTCATCAGCAACTAGTACAGAAAGCAAATGGACAATAAGCATAAGGCAATTAATAACAGGAGAAAATCCTTTGGATATATTAATGGTTCAAGAGGCTGGAATTTTACCTTCAACTGCAGTTATGACTCCAAGACAGGTTCAACCAGCAGGAGTTGGAATTCCCATACACGAATATATTTGGAATTTAGGAACTTTATCGCGTCCTAATAATGTATTTATTTATTATTCTCGTATTGATGTAGGAGCAAATAGAGTTAATTTTGCTATAGTTAGTAGAAGAATGGCTGATGAGGTTATTATTTTGCCATCTCCTACTGTTGCGTCTCGTCCTATAATAGGTATTCGTATAGGAGATGATGTATTTTTTAACGTGCATGCTCTTTCTCCTGGTGGAAATGATGCTGGTGCAATTGTAACAGCAGTTGATATGCATTTTAGAAATATGTCTAATGTAAATTGGATGATAGCAGGAGATTTTAATAGAGAACCATTAGATACTTTAAGATTATTAGATAGAGATTTATTAAGAAGAGTTAATGTGTTTTTCCCACCTAGTTTTACTCAAACTACTTCTGGAAGAACAATTGATTATGCAATAGTAGGTAATGCTATGAGACAGACTCCACCGCTGCTGTCAGCTGTTTTAATGTTTGCTGGACTTAGAACTTTTTTAGCTTCAGATCATTATCCTGTTAATTTTAGGAAATTTTAA
- a CDS encoding RICIN domain-containing protein, protein MNKKYVVIICFAMLVLGCSSKEDLNPLGRSLGDVHDSDPLKLGSVPKEPKNLKITTSENSTKVKVPLYPPSIKSNPSNIDFKPQPRLLGGQFSDVAVFESKGVKGDFVTIMNPAGSILVASNPNPGNWIWAYTLLNSKDFRNARAWQLIEFPNNNFMIKNSKTGTCLNAYNGGVVHYPCDESNQAQFWTLIPYNNKAVKIQNLATKTCMRVIIKNPLKDFDTIRQVFLTKCAPKGQDNLDQQWYITAPAFNAKPLYLKGEK, encoded by the coding sequence GTGAATAAAAAATATGTTGTTATAATATGTTTTGCGATGTTGGTTTTAGGTTGTTCTTCAAAAGAAGATTTAAATCCTTTAGGTAGATCTTTAGGCGATGTACATGATAGTGATCCTTTAAAACTAGGGAGTGTCCCAAAAGAACCAAAAAATTTAAAAATAACTACAAGTGAAAATTCTACCAAGGTTAAAGTGCCTTTATATCCACCAAGTATAAAGTCAAATCCATCAAATATAGATTTTAAGCCTCAACCAAGATTATTGGGCGGGCAGTTTAGTGATGTAGCTGTCTTTGAAAGTAAAGGAGTAAAAGGAGATTTTGTAACCATAATGAATCCTGCTGGAAGTATTTTAGTAGCCTCAAATCCAAATCCTGGCAATTGGATATGGGCTTATACCTTACTTAATAGTAAAGATTTTCGTAATGCTAGAGCATGGCAATTAATCGAATTTCCAAATAATAATTTTATGATTAAAAATTCAAAAACAGGTACTTGTTTAAATGCTTATAATGGAGGAGTTGTTCATTATCCTTGTGATGAAAGTAATCAAGCACAATTTTGGACTTTAATTCCATACAATAACAAGGCTGTAAAAATTCAAAATTTAGCAACTAAAACATGTATGAGAGTTATTATAAAGAATCCATTAAAAGACTTTGATACTATAAGACAAGTCTTTTTAACAAAATGTGCTCCAAAGGGTCAAGATAATTTAGATCAACAATGGTATATAACCGCACCTGCATTTAATGCAAAACCACTTTATTTAAAGGGTGAAAAATGA
- a CDS encoding ArsA family ATPase, whose translation MIFPKIVFIGGKGGVGKSTISSSIAKMLSLNGKKVLLISTDPAHNLKDIFDIEKNNKHNANLQILELDPKKEAKEYIENVSNATKEFISPNSYEMLDNYYNIVKESATAQESAMFDKLIKIISEDVNFDHIVIDTAPTGHTLRLFKMPKNLKIWSELLLKQREKNSNLQNIIGNIEGKDILKDNLENRHLRYSKFLNILKDFKQCGIIFVLNLEILPINETLRAIEELQIQKIAPFAIIINKIPPNSNDEFFKNRFEISLQNLKLAKKLFKDFSLLEIPLHNKDISSENDLEFIIMHLKSFVV comes from the coding sequence ATGATTTTTCCAAAGATAGTTTTTATAGGTGGCAAGGGAGGAGTAGGTAAAAGCACTATATCTAGTTCTATAGCTAAGATGTTATCTTTAAATGGTAAAAAAGTGTTATTAATTTCCACTGATCCTGCACATAATTTAAAAGATATTTTTGATATAGAAAAAAATAATAAACATAATGCAAACTTGCAAATTTTAGAATTAGATCCGAAAAAGGAAGCAAAAGAATATATAGAAAATGTAAGTAATGCAACAAAAGAGTTTATAAGTCCAAATTCTTATGAAATGCTTGATAATTATTATAATATAGTCAAAGAAAGTGCTACTGCACAAGAAAGTGCTATGTTTGATAAATTGATAAAAATTATAAGTGAAGATGTAAATTTTGATCACATTGTTATAGATACAGCTCCGACAGGTCATACTTTAAGATTATTTAAAATGCCAAAAAATTTAAAAATTTGGAGTGAGCTTTTATTAAAACAAAGAGAAAAAAACTCAAATTTACAAAATATCATTGGTAATATAGAAGGTAAAGACATTTTAAAGGATAATCTTGAAAATAGGCATTTAAGGTATTCTAAATTTTTAAATATTTTAAAAGATTTTAAGCAATGTGGCATTATTTTTGTTTTGAATTTAGAAATATTACCTATAAATGAGACTTTAAGAGCTATTGAAGAATTACAAATACAAAAAATAGCCCCTTTTGCGATTATTATTAATAAAATTCCACCTAACAGTAATGATGAATTTTTTAAAAATAGATTTGAGATAAGTTTGCAAAATTTAAAACTTGCAAAAAAGCTTTTTAAAGATTTTAGCTTACTAGAAATTCCTTTGCATAATAAAGATATTTCTAGCGAGAATGATTTAGAATTTATAATCATGCATTTAAAATCTTTTGTCGTTTAA
- a CDS encoding cory-CC-star protein, with protein sequence MNVFHSFSKKLEEFYFSKYGKAIKKEQEEIDDFFMIITFSELMGIENPFMLYTLELIPTLSPKFHKWHTKMGLKHSVFDNFPCSCCC encoded by the coding sequence ATGAATGTATTTCATAGCTTTTCTAAAAAATTAGAAGAATTTTACTTTTCTAAATACGGAAAAGCTATAAAAAAAGAACAAGAAGAAATTGATGATTTTTTTATGATTATCACTTTTTCAGAGCTTATGGGCATAGAAAATCCTTTTATGCTATATACCTTAGAGCTTATACCCACTTTGTCACCAAAATTTCATAAATGGCATACAAAGATGGGCTTAAAGCATAGTGTTTTTGATAACTTTCCTTGTTCGTGTTGTTGTTAA
- a CDS encoding carbon starvation protein A, which yields MSASILLIVGVAMFVFGYFVYSRFVAKYILKLDDKNITPAHEFRDEIDYVPANKFVLWGHHFTAVAGAAPIVGPAIAVQWGWLPAFLWVVLGTVFFAGIHDMSALWASVKNQGKSIGNVCQKVIGTKIGQLFMVVIFLVLLMVNAAFGVIIAKESVEYPTTIIPAWGAILIALLMGQAIYRFKMNLALVTIVAVVLLYILVPIGVAYPVNLPENIAGLDSLRQWVVILFIYAGIASILPVWMLLQPRDYVNGVQLVIGLFLLYGSIVIINPTVLAPDIIPAIKAGDYSLIIPVLFITIACGAISGFHGIVASGTTSKQINKEGDVRFVGYLGAVGEGSLALGTIIACVAGVGLLSMNAGLNPETWTSLFKPGAGNFASGGGAIVANATGLSFEAASTLFSLMLILFAATTMDAGIRLQRYIIQEWGEIYKIPFLRKNVIATILAVGISFIMAMNGIGEGGKNEVAIWPLFGATNQILASLTLLTIAVILIKNKKIGGSLVVLVPLVFILIMAFWGALIKVFEFYNQGNWLLFVIDILVLIVTILVVLSALSTISKTLSNNK from the coding sequence ATGAGTGCTAGTATCTTGTTAATTGTTGGTGTTGCTATGTTCGTGTTTGGCTATTTTGTTTATTCTAGATTCGTGGCTAAATATATTTTAAAACTTGATGATAAAAATATCACTCCTGCTCATGAGTTTAGAGACGAGATTGATTATGTTCCTGCAAATAAATTTGTCTTATGGGGCCATCATTTTACTGCAGTTGCGGGTGCTGCGCCTATAGTAGGACCTGCCATAGCAGTGCAATGGGGTTGGTTACCTGCATTTTTATGGGTTGTTTTAGGAACAGTATTTTTTGCTGGAATTCATGATATGTCAGCTTTGTGGGCCAGTGTTAAAAATCAAGGAAAATCTATAGGAAATGTTTGTCAAAAAGTTATAGGAACAAAGATTGGGCAATTATTTATGGTAGTAATATTTTTGGTTCTTTTGATGGTAAATGCTGCATTTGGTGTTATCATAGCAAAAGAATCAGTAGAGTATCCAACTACTATTATACCTGCTTGGGGAGCAATTTTAATTGCTTTATTGATGGGGCAGGCAATTTATAGGTTCAAAATGAATTTAGCTTTGGTTACCATAGTAGCTGTTGTTTTATTGTATATTTTAGTACCAATTGGTGTCGCATATCCTGTGAATTTACCTGAAAATATAGCTGGACTTGATTCTTTAAGACAATGGGTAGTGATTTTATTTATATATGCTGGAATTGCTTCTATTTTACCTGTTTGGATGTTGTTGCAACCTAGAGATTATGTAAATGGAGTTCAACTTGTTATAGGTTTGTTTCTTTTGTATGGTTCTATTGTTATAATCAACCCTACCGTTTTAGCGCCTGATATAATTCCTGCTATAAAAGCTGGAGATTATAGCTTGATTATACCTGTTTTATTTATTACTATTGCTTGTGGCGCAATTAGTGGTTTTCATGGTATAGTAGCAAGTGGAACTACTTCTAAACAAATTAATAAAGAGGGTGATGTAAGATTTGTTGGATATTTAGGAGCAGTTGGAGAAGGAAGTTTGGCTTTAGGTACAATTATAGCTTGTGTGGCTGGTGTTGGACTTTTAAGCATGAATGCTGGATTAAATCCTGAAACATGGACCTCTTTATTTAAACCTGGCGCAGGTAATTTTGCTTCTGGTGGGGGTGCTATTGTTGCAAATGCCACTGGACTTTCTTTTGAAGCAGCTTCTACTTTATTTTCTTTGATGCTTATTTTATTTGCAGCAACAACGATGGATGCTGGTATAAGACTTCAAAGATATATCATTCAAGAATGGGGTGAAATTTATAAAATTCCTTTCTTGAGAAAAAATGTTATTGCAACTATTTTGGCTGTGGGTATATCTTTTATAATGGCGATGAATGGTATAGGAGAAGGTGGTAAAAATGAAGTTGCAATTTGGCCTTTATTTGGTGCAACCAATCAAATACTAGCTTCATTAACTCTGCTAACTATAGCGGTTATTTTAATTAAAAATAAAAAAATAGGCGGTTCTTTGGTTGTTTTAGTACCTTTGGTGTTTATATTAATCATGGCATTTTGGGGTGCTTTGATAAAGGTTTTTGAATTTTACAATCAAGGTAATTGGTTGTTATTTGTAATTGATATTTTGGTTTTGATAGTGACTATACTAGTGGTTTTATCAGCATTATCAACTATAAGCAAAACATTAAGTAATAACAAATGA
- a CDS encoding cytolethal distending toxin subunit A/C encodes MKKILIILNLFLSFIFALDESTNSTSMLSIRSLETGISLSPFRETSQDLRDQNWVVKEIVLDEKLKARDKMAERLPFGYVQFTNPINEDVCLAIAPDGFFTGKSCSLDLQTGELETVFSIMPTTTSAVQIRSLVLNSDECIITFFNPNVPVEYRFGLGTCTIDPAFFAELNELMILTPPLINAKPLE; translated from the coding sequence ATGAAAAAAATTTTAATTATATTGAATTTATTTTTAAGTTTTATTTTTGCCTTGGATGAATCTACTAACTCAACCTCTATGCTTTCTATAAGATCTTTAGAAACAGGTATAAGTTTAAGTCCTTTTAGAGAAACTTCACAAGATCTTAGAGATCAAAATTGGGTTGTGAAAGAAATTGTTTTAGATGAGAAATTAAAAGCTAGGGACAAAATGGCAGAGCGTTTGCCCTTTGGCTATGTTCAATTTACTAATCCAATTAATGAAGATGTGTGTTTAGCTATAGCTCCTGATGGGTTTTTTACGGGTAAATCTTGTTCTTTAGATTTACAAACTGGAGAATTAGAAACAGTTTTTTCTATTATGCCAACTACAACTTCAGCTGTACAAATAAGATCTTTGGTTTTAAATAGCGATGAGTGTATTATTACATTTTTTAATCCAAATGTTCCTGTAGAATATCGATTTGGACTAGGCACTTGTACTATAGATCCAGCATTTTTTGCCGAGTTAAATGAGCTTATGATTTTAACTCCACCATTAATTAATGCAAAACCTTTAGAGTGA
- the dcuC gene encoding C4-dicarboxylate transporter DcuC produces MQTLYLLIAILGVIGVVYLLVKKVETKTALIGVGFILCLLSLKPIEALNAFTHAMVQPALIEAICASMGFAFVMKVTKCDKHLVKLLTAPLKNVGFFLIPLAFMVTFFIAIAIPSAAGCSAAVGATLIPLLMASGIKPAMAAATVLCGTMGGILSPGVSHTALISEISGKNIQEIILVQTPNALTAGVIVMISLMIMALVFKDYQKGKVFEVANQNIKEESIEKVSILYALMPLVPLAILIIGASPLRMYEFLSWTSKIGVAEAMLLGTIIAVVVTWTKPDIISREFFNGMGKSYAEIIGIIIAASVFVAGLKACGVIDIIIEWLKNEQDYVRFGGTFIPFLMAMVTGSGDAAAMAFNKAVTIHAQDLGFDQLKLGTAVAMSAVLGRYLSPILGACIIVSAIAGVNPLEIVKRTVLGCVISVVVIAFVLL; encoded by the coding sequence ATGCAAACTTTGTATCTTTTAATTGCTATTTTGGGTGTTATTGGTGTAGTATATTTATTAGTTAAAAAAGTAGAAACTAAAACAGCACTGATCGGAGTTGGTTTTATTTTGTGTTTGCTTTCTTTAAAGCCTATAGAAGCTTTAAATGCTTTTACTCATGCTATGGTTCAACCTGCTTTGATTGAAGCAATTTGTGCAAGTATGGGCTTTGCTTTTGTGATGAAGGTTACCAAATGTGATAAGCACTTGGTAAAGCTTTTAACAGCACCTTTAAAAAATGTAGGATTTTTTTTAATTCCCCTTGCTTTTATGGTAACTTTTTTTATCGCGATAGCTATACCATCAGCTGCTGGGTGTTCGGCTGCAGTTGGAGCTACTTTGATACCACTTTTAATGGCTTCAGGTATAAAACCAGCTATGGCGGCAGCTACTGTTCTTTGTGGAACTATGGGTGGTATATTAAGTCCAGGGGTTTCGCATACAGCTTTAATTTCTGAAATTTCTGGTAAAAATATACAAGAAATAATTTTAGTTCAAACTCCAAATGCTCTAACAGCAGGAGTGATAGTAATGATTTCTTTGATGATTATGGCTTTAGTTTTTAAAGATTATCAAAAAGGTAAGGTGTTTGAGGTAGCAAATCAGAATATTAAAGAAGAAAGTATAGAAAAAGTTAGTATTTTATATGCATTGATGCCTTTAGTGCCTTTAGCAATTCTAATAATAGGTGCAAGTCCTTTGCGAATGTATGAATTTTTATCTTGGACATCTAAAATAGGTGTGGCTGAGGCTATGCTTTTAGGTACTATTATTGCTGTAGTTGTAACTTGGACTAAACCTGATATAATTTCGAGAGAATTTTTTAATGGTATGGGAAAATCTTATGCTGAAATTATTGGTATTATTATAGCAGCAAGTGTTTTTGTAGCAGGTCTTAAGGCTTGCGGAGTAATAGATATAATCATAGAATGGCTTAAAAATGAACAAGATTATGTGCGTTTTGGCGGTACTTTTATTCCTTTTTTAATGGCTATGGTAACAGGAAGTGGAGATGCTGCTGCGATGGCATTTAATAAGGCAGTAACAATTCATGCTCAAGATCTTGGTTTTGATCAGTTAAAATTAGGAACAGCTGTGGCAATGTCTGCAGTACTTGGAAGATATCTTTCTCCTATTTTGGGAGCTTGTATTATTGTTTCGGCAATTGCTGGTGTTAATCCTTTAGAAATTGTAAAGAGAACAGTTTTAGGATGTGTGATTTCAGTAGTGGTAATTGCTTTTGTGTTGTTATAA
- a CDS encoding site-specific DNA-methyltransferase has product MDYKKAFYSKLEDCYLGVKIKNSQNHAKNGFTNLLVIKEKYFQKIKDYLDTQKLYTDTYNKLYNFFSTYLNETGTPFFYDTPMYKNIYARVYSNSKDTSLFYKTQKLYYVKSDTIYNPLSLQSEDKKYTLNFLTDEYEQNADNNKSKTIFICKNIQDSNINIKVINSKNYDGANVFKQNSSEFSDVFLKTLKNAQINIKEEELKKLFKTYKKQNEVDFFIHKNAKEFLKEQFDLWLFSYVNDSITEWTKEKIDEINALKQIAFAIIDLIADFENELKAIWLKPKFAKNAHYVFSLDTIKSHSNNADEILKSIYKDIKFNEQITEWKELNFINDEFDINVINDEKYKFLPFDTKYLSEKNYYKLLQSFENLDEILNGELVKADNFQALNSLMPKYQGKIDIIYIDPPFNTGSDFDYKDKFQDSTWLSLMHNRLELAKEFLSDKGSFYLHLDHNANYRGRELLNEVFGEENFVNEIVWSYQGTGEPKIGFKNKHDYILFFSNKLDKLYFNRLEAMEKISEFSKSKYNKEDENGKYKEIKHSGGKIFKQYEKDEMLMRSVWELPIINAQALERIKEYKITQKPEALLQRIIKASSNENSIVFDYYSGSGTTIVTAHKLKRKWLGVEMGEHFYKVIIPRMKKVLNGFVCGISKEVEFKGGGAFRYYELESYEESLENCEYKLDENSLIDYRKSRKLIKALKKGENICLDMNAYNKEFDIFLTMSNLLGLQIKNIFIDENGIKSCKFENDEIVNLENIDLIKYPKLKNLIWWEK; this is encoded by the coding sequence ATGGATTATAAAAAAGCATTTTATTCAAAATTAGAAGATTGTTATTTGGGTGTGAAAATCAAAAACTCGCAAAATCATGCTAAAAATGGTTTTACAAATTTACTTGTTATAAAAGAAAAATATTTTCAAAAAATCAAAGACTATTTAGACACGCAAAAGCTTTATACAGATACTTATAATAAACTTTATAATTTTTTTAGCACTTATTTAAACGAAACAGGAACGCCGTTTTTTTACGATACACCTATGTATAAAAATATCTATGCAAGGGTATATTCAAACTCAAAAGACACAAGTCTTTTTTATAAAACACAAAAATTATACTATGTAAAATCAGATACTATTTACAATCCTTTAAGCTTGCAAAGTGAAGATAAAAAATACACTTTAAATTTTCTTACCGATGAGTATGAGCAAAATGCTGATAATAATAAAAGTAAAACAATTTTTATTTGCAAAAATATACAAGATAGCAATATAAACATAAAAGTGATAAATTCTAAAAATTATGATGGCGCAAATGTATTTAAACAAAACTCAAGTGAATTTAGTGATGTTTTTTTAAAGACTTTAAAAAATGCACAAATAAACATAAAAGAAGAAGAGCTAAAAAAGCTTTTTAAAACTTATAAAAAACAAAATGAAGTAGATTTTTTCATACATAAAAATGCGAAAGAATTTTTAAAAGAACAATTTGATTTGTGGTTGTTTTCTTATGTGAATGATAGCATTACCGAATGGACCAAAGAAAAGATAGATGAGATTAACGCTCTAAAACAAATTGCTTTTGCTATCATTGACTTGATAGCTGACTTTGAAAATGAGTTAAAAGCTATATGGTTAAAGCCAAAATTTGCTAAAAATGCTCACTATGTATTTAGCTTAGATACTATTAAATCACACTCAAATAACGCTGATGAAATTTTAAAATCCATCTATAAAGATATAAAATTTAATGAGCAAATCACAGAATGGAAAGAATTAAATTTCATAAATGATGAATTTGATATAAATGTTATAAATGATGAAAAATATAAATTCTTACCATTTGATACAAAGTATTTAAGTGAGAAAAATTATTATAAACTTTTGCAAAGTTTTGAAAATTTAGATGAAATTTTAAACGGAGAGCTTGTAAAAGCAGATAATTTTCAAGCACTTAACTCTCTAATGCCAAAATACCAAGGTAAAATAGATATAATTTACATAGATCCACCATTTAACACAGGAAGCGACTTTGATTACAAAGATAAATTTCAAGATAGTACTTGGCTTTCTTTGATGCATAATCGCTTAGAACTAGCAAAAGAATTTTTAAGCGATAAAGGAAGTTTTTATTTGCATTTGGATCACAATGCAAATTATCGTGGCAGAGAACTTTTAAATGAAGTTTTCGGGGAAGAGAATTTTGTAAATGAAATTGTGTGGAGTTATCAAGGAACTGGAGAGCCAAAGATAGGTTTTAAGAATAAACATGACTATATTTTATTTTTTTCCAACAAACTTGATAAATTATATTTTAATCGATTAGAAGCTATGGAAAAAATTAGTGAATTTTCAAAATCTAAATACAATAAAGAAGATGAAAATGGAAAGTATAAAGAGATAAAACATAGCGGTGGAAAAATTTTTAAACAATATGAAAAAGATGAAATGCTAATGAGATCTGTATGGGAATTACCTATAATAAATGCTCAAGCTTTGGAAAGAATTAAAGAATATAAAATAACTCAAAAACCTGAAGCTTTACTTCAAAGAATAATAAAGGCAAGCAGTAATGAAAATTCTATAGTTTTTGATTATTATTCGGGAAGTGGCACGACAATAGTTACTGCACATAAACTAAAACGCAAATGGCTTGGGGTGGAAATGGGAGAGCATTTTTACAAAGTCATCATTCCTAGAATGAAAAAAGTTTTAAATGGTTTTGTTTGTGGTATAAGCAAAGAAGTAGAATTTAAAGGTGGTGGTGCTTTTAGATACTATGAACTTGAAAGCTATGAAGAAAGTTTAGAAAATTGTGAATACAAACTTGATGAAAATTCACTCATAGATTATAGAAAATCACGCAAACTCATAAAAGCACTCAAAAAAGGTGAAAATATATGCCTTGATATGAATGCTTATAATAAAGAATTTGATATATTTTTAACGATGTCAAATCTTTTAGGACTTCAAATCAAAAATATTTTTATAGATGAAAATGGCATAAAATCTTGCAAATTTGAAAACGATGAGATTGTGAATTTAGAAAATATAGATTTAATTAAATATCCAAAACTAAAAAATCTAATTTGGTGGGAAAAGTGA